The window CGAGTTTCGCTTCGAAGCGGCGCTTGTCCCAGCGCTCGTTGACCGGCCCGGACGGGGCCTTGGTGTCGACGACCGGCTCACCGGTCGCGTAGTCGGCGTAGGAAGTCATCTTCAGCTCACCACTCCGGTCATGACGCCCACGGGTACGGCGATGAAACCGGCCGTGAGCAGCAGCGCGAGAACGTTGGCGACGGTCTTCAGGGCGCGGTCGCGGCTGCGGCTGCCGGCGCCGAGGGTCTGGGCGGCGCTCCAGAAGCCGTGCCGGATGTGCAGGCCGAGCGCGAGCATCGCGACGATGTAGACGACGTTGCCGTACCAGGTGGAGAAGGTGTCCACGACGTTCTGGTACGGACGGCCCTCCTGGAAGCCGCCGGGGTGCGCGGTACCGGTCGTCAGGTCCAGGATGTGCCAGACGATGAACAGCCCGAGGATGATCCCGCCCCAGCGCATGGTGCGCGTGGCGTAGGAGGCCCGCGGCTTCTTGTGCACGTACTTGCTCGGGCGCGCCCTGATGTCGCGGCGGCTGAGCTGGTACGCGGCGGTGGCGTGGGCGACGACGGCGGCGACGAGCACGACGCGGATCAGCCAGAGCGTCCACTCGTAGTGCATGAACGGCTCACCGACGGTGCGCAGCCAGTGGCCGTAGGCGTTGAACTCGCCCGCGCCGAAGTAGATCTTCAGGTTCCCGATCATGTGGGCGACCAGGTACAGCAGCATGATCAGCCCGCTGACCGCCATCACGGTCTTCTTGCCGAGGGTGGAGTCCCACACGGTGCGTGCCATGGACGGCCGTCGGTCCGTCCTCGTTGCCAGAGCCATGTCCAGCACGCTACGGACGCGCCGGCGATCGGTCCAAGACATGGTCCGGCTTGATTCCATAGGCTGGGACTATCGTACGAGGATGCAGTTCCAACAGCTCCAGTACTTCGTGGCCGTCGCCGAGACCCGGCACTTCACCCGGGCCGCCGATCTGGTCCATGTCGCGCAGCCGTCGTTGTCACAGCAGATCAAGGCGCTGGAGCGGGAGCTGGGCGCGGATCTGTTCCGGCGTGCCCGCGGCAACATCACGCTCACGGACGCCGGGGAGGCGCTGCTGCCGCTGGCCCGGCGGATCCTGGCCGACGCGGACACCGCCCGGCAGGAGGTGCAGGAGCTGGCGCAGCTGCGGCAGGGGCGGGTGCGGCTGGGGGCGACGCCGAGTGTGTGCACGGGGCTGCTGCCGGATGTGCTGCGGGCGTTCCATGATCGCTACCCGGGGATCCGGCTGCTGATCGAGGAGGGCGGCTCCCATGATCTGGTGCGGGAGCTGGCGCGTGGGGCGCTGGATCTGGCGCTGGTCGTGCTGCCGCTGCCGACGCCGTCGCCGGCGCTGACCACGGTGGAGCTGCTGCGGGAGGATCTTGTGGTGGTGTCCTCACCCGATGCGGCGAAGCCGGGCCGGGGCTCGCGTACCGTGCGGGTCGCCGATCTGGAGGGGGAGCGGATGGTGATGTTCCGGCACGGGTACGACCTGCGGGAGCTGACCGTTGCCGCGTGTCGGGCCGAGGGGTTCGAACCGGACTTCGCGGTGGAGGGTGGGGAGATGGATGCGGTGTTGGGGTTTGTGCGGGCGGGGTTGGGGGTCGCTGTGGTGCCGCGGATGGTGGCGGCGAGGTCGGGGCGGGGGTTGCGGGTGACGCCGCTTGCGCGGCCCGGGCTGCATCGCACGATTGCCTTGGCGCACCGTAGTGATGTGGCTCCGACTCGGGCCGCTCGGGAGTTGCAGCGGATGTTGCTTGAGCGGTGAGGCCGATTCGGGAGCGCCGTTGTGTGTGAGCGCCGTTCGGGGGTGCGGGTTGTTTGTGGTTGCTCGCGCAGTTCCCCGCGCCCCCCAAGAGACCCTATTCAGCCAGTGGCGTCCACAAGTGCCAGTTCGTGCAGGCGCTCCGGGGGGCCCGGGC of the Streptomyces koelreuteriae genome contains:
- a CDS encoding succinate dehydrogenase gives rise to the protein MARTVWDSTLGKKTVMAVSGLIMLLYLVAHMIGNLKIYFGAGEFNAYGHWLRTVGEPFMHYEWTLWLIRVVLVAAVVAHATAAYQLSRRDIRARPSKYVHKKPRASYATRTMRWGGIILGLFIVWHILDLTTGTAHPGGFQEGRPYQNVVDTFSTWYGNVVYIVAMLALGLHIRHGFWSAAQTLGAGSRSRDRALKTVANVLALLLTAGFIAVPVGVMTGVVS
- a CDS encoding LysR family transcriptional regulator, yielding MQFQQLQYFVAVAETRHFTRAADLVHVAQPSLSQQIKALERELGADLFRRARGNITLTDAGEALLPLARRILADADTARQEVQELAQLRQGRVRLGATPSVCTGLLPDVLRAFHDRYPGIRLLIEEGGSHDLVRELARGALDLALVVLPLPTPSPALTTVELLREDLVVVSSPDAAKPGRGSRTVRVADLEGERMVMFRHGYDLRELTVAACRAEGFEPDFAVEGGEMDAVLGFVRAGLGVAVVPRMVAARSGRGLRVTPLARPGLHRTIALAHRSDVAPTRAARELQRMLLER